In Miscanthus floridulus cultivar M001 chromosome 5, ASM1932011v1, whole genome shotgun sequence, one genomic interval encodes:
- the LOC136451027 gene encoding uncharacterized protein At4g15970-like yields MAMGLGFRMSKEAAGSHAVSFFLGAALPTALLFFLASDRLGEGLSSISRSWGNGPAGGDDANERDDHAQVMFKGLADLLPKVAMDDRTVIITSVNDAWAQPGSLLDLYLDSFKNGEDTAHLLDHLLVVSLDARGFDRCKAVHPHCYLLNATSVDMSSAKPFMSPDYLELVWTKLVFQQRVLELGYNFLFTDCDMVWFRNPFRHFPVYADMSCSVG; encoded by the exons ATGGCCATGGGGCTGGGGTTTCGGATGAGCAAGGAGGCGGCGGGCAGCCACGCGGTGTCGTTCTTCCTCGGCGCGGCGCTGCCCActgccctcctcttcttcctcgcgtccGACCGCCTCGGCGAGGGCTTGTCCAGCATCTCGCGCAGCTGGGGGAACGGGCCGGCGGGCGGCGACGATGCAAATGAG CGTGACGATCATGCACAGGTCATGTTCAAGGGCCTAGCCGACCTGCTACCGAAAGTTGCGATGGACGACAGGACAGTGATCATCACGTCGGTGAACGACGCATGGGCGCAGCCGGGCTCCCTGCTTGACCTCTACCTCGACAGCTTCAAGAACGGCGAGGACACCGCGCACCTCCTCGACCACCTCCTCGTTGTCTCCCTCGACGCCCGAGGGTTCGACCGCTGCAAGGCCGTGCACCCTCACTGCTACCTCCTCAACGCCACGTCCGTGGACATGAGCTCCGCCAAGCCGTTCATGAGCCCGGACTACCTGGAGCTCGTCTGGACCAAGCTCGTCTTCCAGCAGCGCGTGCTGGAGCTCGGCTACAACTTCCTCTTCACG GACTGCGACATGGTATGGTTTCGCAACCCGTTCCGGCACTTCCCCGTGTACGCCGACATGAGCTGCTCGGTCGGATGA